The genomic window CCCATCGAGTTTCGCCGCTGCGGCATCCAGCTCGGAAGGGGAAACCTCGATGTTTTCTTCATCGATAACATGATTATCGAATCTGGCCGTGTACTCAAACAGGGCCGCATCACCTCTTTGGGCGACATCATCGACAACGGCTCCAACCTGTCTCCAAAGTTCGGGATCGAATACCTTGCCCCGTTGATGGATCAAGCGGAACGTCTCTTCAAAAGACGGGTCTTTGGTGTAAATCACCCTCATCTTAAGCCGACTCCCTCCTTATTCTCGCCCCAAGGGCGGAAAATTTTTCCTCCATTCTCTGGTAGCCGCGATCCAGGTGGTAAATGCGTGACAGATCCGTTCTTCCTTCCGCCACAAGTCCCGCCAGAACCAGGCAGGCCGACGCACGAAGGTCCGTCGCCATGACCGGGGCGCCCTTCAATACGGGAACCCCCTGGACAATAGCGGCTCCTCCCTGGATAACGATGTTGGCCCCCATCCGGACAAGCTCTGCCACGTGCATGAACCGATTCTCGAAAACCGTTTCCGTCACAACACTGAGACCATTTCCGATGGAGAGCAGAACCATCATCTGGGCCTGCAGGTCCGTCGGAAATCCCGGGTAGGGAGCGGTCTTGATGTCGATACTCCGGATACCGTCCCCACCCCGTACCCGCACCCCGTTCGAAACAGGCTCCACCAAAATACCGGCATCGACCAGTTTGACGATGAGCGCATCCACATAAAGGGGATCGCACCCCCGAATGGTGACGTCTCCCCCGGTAATGGCCGCTCCGATCATGTAGGTACCGCATTCGATCCGGTCGGGCATAACCGTTCCTTCCGCACCGGTCAACCGGGTTACCCCCTCTATGGTGATTGTTTCCGTCCCGGCTCCCGTTATTCTGGCGCCCATGGCGGTGAGCACGTCAGCCAGGTTGACGATTTCCGGTTCCTTCGCCGCATTTTTCAGAACCGTTGTCCCATCGGCCAGACAGGCCGCCATCATGATATTTTCAGTTCCCGTGACCGTCTGGATATCGAAGTAAATCGTCGCCCCCCGCAAGCGCGGAGCCGTTGCCTCGATATAGCCGTCCTGCAGCGTCACGGTAGCTCCCATTTCCTCCAGAGCCCTAATGTGCAGGTTCACCGGCCTGGCGCCGATGGCGCAGCCGCCGGGCAGCGATACCCTTGCCCGGCCCATGCGGGCCACAAGCGGTCCCAGTACCAGAACAGAGGCCCGCATGGTTTTCACCAGTTCATAAGGGGCCTCAACGTGATTGATGTGCCGGGCATCGATCCTGACCGTGCCGGTTCCCTCAACTTCCGCTCCAAATCCACGGAGCAGTCTGTTTGCCGTTCGGATATCCATCAGTTCCGGCACATTATGGAATGTGCAAGGCCCCTCGGCCAACAGGGAGGAAACAAGAATGGGCAAGGCGGCGTTTTTGGCCCCGCTGACCTCGACCACTCCCTGCAGTCTTTCCCCGCCCTCGATGATCATTTTATCCACGAGTCATATCCTCCTGGCCCGGATGACCCTTTCCATTCCGCCGTAATCGGAACGAACGGAAAGGTTTTCATACCGGCCCCGCTTATTGAAAAGCCGACGAAGCGTACCAACCTGTCCCCCATCCATCTCCATCAAAAGCCATCCACCGGCGTACAGGAAGGACGGGCTTTCCTGAATCAAAATCCCGTGGGCCTCCGTCCCTTCCGGTCCGGGCACCAGGGCGCCCATCGGTTCATACTCCCGAATCCCGGGCGGAAGCGAATCATAATCGTGACGGGAAATGTAGGGAGGGTTTGAAACGATGAGGTCGAACCGTCCCGAAACGGGTTCCAGCATGTTACCCTGCAGAAACGTTATGCGGTCCTGCACTCCGTTCGCTTCGGCATTGGCCCGAGCGATCGCCAAAGCCTCCGGGACGACGTCCGTCGCCGTAATCTGAATATCCGGCCGCTCCGACGCCAGCGCCACGGCAACGGCACCGCTGCCCGTTCCAACTTCCAGGACCTGCCAGGTTTTCCCGGCCTTCGACGGCATGCAAGCCAGCGTTTCCTCCACAAGCACTTCCGTTTCCGGCCGGGGAATCAGCACGGCCGGCGTTACCAGAAAGGGAAGAGACCAGAATTCCTTCGTTCCGGTGATATAGGATACCGGCTCGTTTCCGCCTCGCCGTTGCAACCACCCCTTATACCGAAACACGGCGTCCGGGTTCACCTCATCCTCGGGATGGGTTATAAAGAGGAGCCGGTCAAGCCGCAGACAGGCCGCAAGCAACACCTCCGCATCCAGGCGAGGCGTCGGCGAACCCGCATCCGCTAGGAAGACAACGGCTTCGTTCAGAATATCCGCAACCGTCATACTCTCCCTTCATTTGCCGCGGCCTTCAGCATTTCCGTCTGGAAGTGGGTGTGGAGTCCACCCAACACGTCATCTATGGCTCCGTCGAGAAAACCGTCCAGATTGTACAGGGTCATACCGATCCGGTGGTCCGTCACCCGTCCCTGGGGGAAGTTGTAGGTTCTGATGCGTTCGCTGCGGTCCCCTGTTCCCACCTGGCTTTTGCGCGTCTCGGAAATTTCGGAATTTTGCCTGGTCGCGGCAATATCTAAGAGCCGTGCCCGAAGCACCTTCATGGCCTTGGTCTTGTTCTTCAACTGTGATTTTTCGTCCTGACACGTTACAACCATACCCGTCGGCAGGTGCGTGATGCGTACGGCCGAATCGGTGGTATTGACACTCTGGCCTCCATGGCCGCTGGAATGATAGACATCGATGCGCAAATCATTCGGTTCGATGTTCACCTCGATCTCCTGCGCTTCCGGTAAGATGGCCACGGTGACAGCGGAGGTGTGGATCCGCCCCTGCGCTTCCGTCACAGGCACCCGCTGGACCCGATGGACGCCGCTTTCTTATTTCAGACGGCTGTATGCACCCGCCCCGGTGATCATCGCGATAATTTCCTTGAACCCGCCGACCCCGCCGGACGGCGTGCTACTCACAACCTCGACTTTCCACCGCTGGGTCTCGGCATACCGGGCGTACATACGGAAAAGATCTCCGGCGAACAAACCCGCTTCATCCCCTCCGGTTCCGGCGCGGATTTCCAGGAGGACGTTCCTTTCATCATTGGGATCTTTAGGAAGCAGGAGAACCTTCATCCGCTGTTCAAGGTCGGACAACCGTTCCTTGAGTTCCGGCAATTCCTCCCTGACAATCTCGATCAGTTCCCGATCCGTTCCCCGAAGGAGCTCTTCCCCCTCGGCAACACGTTCCTCCACGATCACATAGTCCCGATAGGCCTCGACAAGTTCACGCAGATCCGAGTGTTCCTTGGCATACTTCTGATAAAGTTGCGTTTTTGCGACCACGTCGGGGTTGGCCAGGAGACCCTCGAGTTCCCGATAGCGTTCTTCGATATCCTTCAGTTTTTCGAGCATATGCTTACACTTGTCAGATTATTTCTGGTTTTCAGGAGATCTTGTCCGACCGGTTACGCCGTCACGGAGGTAAAACGGGGCATTTTTCGTAAAGGGATTCTTTTCCCTAATGAAAGGAAAAACCCCGCGTCGAGGGGGGAATGAACCGCGGTGATCAAACACAACTTTCCCCCTACCCGGTCCGTCAGAGATGAAATAGGGGAATCGCTGCAGGGGGTTATTTCTTGGTGTCCTTGTCTTTCTCGGCATATCTCCTTATGAACCGTTCCACCCGTCCCTCCGTATCGACAATTTTCTGTTTCCCTGTCATAAATGGGTGGCACTGGGAACAGATCTCAACCTTGATGTCTTTCCTGGTTGATCTCGTGGGGATGATATTTCCGCACACACAGGTGATGGTCGTTTCCGTATATTCCGGATGAATTTCCTTCTTCATGATCAGTTCTTCTCCTCGTGATTAAGTTTATCTCAGGCTCTCCCCTGTCGGGAGAGGGAAGTTATAATGATTTTTTGAATAATATCAACAAAAAATCACTCTACTGGTTCATTGAATCCAGAAATTCCTGGTTGGTCTGCGTTTTTCGAACCTTATCGAGAATAAATTCCATGGCATCCACGGGATTCATTTCCTGCAGCAACCGACGCAGAATCCAGATCCGGTTCAGGTTGTGTTTGGGCGTGAGCAGTTCCTCTTTGCGCGTACCGGAACGGATCAGATCGAAAGCCGGGAATACCCTCCGGTCGGCGATCCTGCGATCGAGATGGAGCTCCATGTTGCCCGTTCCCTTGAATTCTTCAAAGATGACCTCGTCCATGCGGCTCCCCGTATCGATGAGCGCCGTGGCGATGATTGTCAGGCTGCCTCCGTTTTCGATGTTTCGGGCGGCTCCGAAAAAACGTTTCGGTTTGTGCAGGGCGTTCGAGTCGACACCTCCCGAAAGCACCTTCCCGCTCGGCGGAACCACGGCGTTGTAGGCCCGGGCCAGCCGGGTGATGCTGTCCAGAAGAATGACGACGTCCTTTTTGTGTTCGACCAGGCGTTTTGCCTTTTCGATAACCATCTCCGCGACCTGAACATGGCGGGATGCCGGCTCGTCAAAAGTCGATGAAATGACCTCACCGGCAACACTTCTTTGCATATCGGTCACCTCTTCCGGCCGCTCGTCGATGAGAAGGACCATGAGGGTAACGTCCTTGTGATTTCGTGTAATGCTGTGGGCAATGTCCTGGAGAAGGACGGTCTTGCCGGCTCGGGGTGGGGAGACGATGAGACCTCGCTGCCCCTTGCCGATGGGCGTGAACATGTCCATGACCCGTGTCGAAAGATTCTCCGGATCCGACTCCAGTTCTATCTTCTCCAGAGGATAAAGGGGGGTCAGGTTGTCAAAGAGGATCTTGTCCCTTACCGCGTCAGGGGCTTCGAAATTCACGGAATCGACTTTCAGGAGGGCAAAATACTTTTCCCCTTCCTTGGGTGGCCGGACTTCACCGTAAATGGTGTCCCCGGTTCGAAGGCTGAAACGCCGGATTTGGGAGGGAGAAATGTAAATGTCATCGGGACTGGGCAGGTAATTGTAATCGACCGCCCGGAGAAAACCAAATCCGTCGGTCAGAATCTCCAGGACCCCGGCACCCGAAATTACGCCGTTTTTTTCCGCCTGGCTCTGAAGAATCGCAAAGATCAGATCCTGGCGCCGCATACCGCTGGCACCGGCCACATTGAGATCCTTCGCCAGTCTCGTTAACTCACTGATTGGTTGCCGCTTAATTTCTTCAATATCCATGCTGAAGTTCCTTGTCTATATTTATTATAAAATGCACCCTTTCGGGAATTCATTCAAAGCATTCCGTCCGTTCCAGAACGCCTTGGCTCAGAGCCGGATCCAAAAATACCTGAGACCGAGTCGGGACATGCGCCTGGAGGTCTCGCCCCGTTGAGGGCAAGATCAAAACACTGGAACGCCCGGAAAGCACTTCTTGAGGCGGACAAATTGACAGCGATGGGCAAAAATCGTATTGTTTCCCGGAGATTCGCGGTACGTCCCCCGTATCACCCGGATTTCGACGGGCCGCCTTGTGAGCGAGTTTGTCTGTTTTCGACATAGTATCCCGGCCTTCAATCTGCCGTGGGTTTCCCAAGATGAAATGCAATATCAATATGTTTCGAGCCGGAGAAAAGGTGTTTTGAAAACCCTGCGTTTTCGACACGCAAAAGGGCATCGGGAGGATATTCCTTGTTGCCGGTCGTTTCCTGATTCATTTTTTCGATGAATTTTATTGAATCAAACGTTAAAAACGGCACCACTGATGCACACGAACCATTCGTCTGGGATTAAGTTTAAATACAATGGGTTGCTTCATGAGAACGATTGGATTCTTCTTACGGCAGGAACCTTGCGTGCGCCCATCCAAAGTTGATGAAAAAGCACTATCCGAATCCGAAATATCTGTCAAGCCCTTTTTGAGGGCCATGTCAATCAATGGGTGGGTCCTTTTGTTATCCAAGGCCGCTTCAACCCGCCAAAGATCAATAATCACGCGATGTCTGACGTTTCCAAAAAACTGTTCTCCCCAAATATTTAAAACGTCGATACCCCGTCCCGTCCGCCACGAGGAGAAAGCTTTCCTATAAATAATCGAGCATTCCGCCGCTTATCCCACAACATACCGGGATAGCCTGACATGCGTCATCCCCGAACCATAATGAAGTTGAGCTGGCGTCCCGTCGTTTCACCCTCTCCCCGGTGGGAAAAGAATAAATCGCGGCGACAGGACGTACAGACCCCGGACGTGCCGATCCGGCCTGATGAGACGCCGGCCCCTTCCAGTTGCAGCCGGTTGGCCAGGGCCAGATCCATCATCCAGCGGCCCTTTTTCCCCGAGGCTTTCAGAAATCCATCGCCCTCCGTCCGGTTCCCGAACCGATGGCAAACCCTCTCGTCCACCTCATAACAACAGGGTCCGATGGCCGGACCGATGGCCGCCCAGAGGTCCTCCGGGGCCGAGGCAAACCGTTCCCTGAGTACGTGTACCGCTTTTCCGGCGATGCCCAGGGCCGTCCCCCTCCATCCGGCATGAAGGGCCGCCACGATTTTCTTTCTTTCGTCCGCCAGAAAAACAGGAACGCAGTCCGCCGTTTTAACGCACAGGACCAGCCCCGGCCTGTCGGTGATGAATCCGTCTCCTTCGAACATATCACCTGCAGGGAGGTTATGCCGGGCGGTCAGAACATGAAGGGTGTCTCCGTGAACCTGGCGTCCCAGAATCAGGTCCTCGACGGCAAAACCGAACGACTGCGAGATGAAGTGGAGATTTTGCCGGACATTCGCCGGTTGATCGCCCTGTCCGGCATCGACGTTCAGACTCGCGAAAGGCGCGGGACTTGCCCCTCCCAGGCGGCTAAAAAACGCATGCGACAAAAAATCGAACCGGTTCAGCGCCGTGGATTGAAGATAGACCAAGGCACCCCGGTCACGGAAATGAAACATCTTGCTCCCTTTAGCAAAAGGGGCCGATTACACCCCATCTGATCCTCCCCTCACCCCCATGCCCGCGGCGGGTACAACGAACAATGGAAACGGTATCGACATATGCCGCGCAAACCCAGTAACTTGAAGCCATTTTGACATAAAGTGTAACGAACCATCAGCGGCACTTGGATTCCAAATAGCATAGAATACCTTGCAGATCGTCTGTCAGGGGCGCGCTGAAGATCATCTCCTCGTCAAGGGCGGGATGGAGGAAGGCGATCCGCCAGGCGTGAAGGGCCTGCCGCGGGAAAGCGTCAAGACGCGCCCTGAGGGCCGTGTCCCTGACGGATTTTATCCTTCCGCCGCCGTAAAGCCGGTCCCCCACAACGGGATGGCCTATGGCTGACAGGTGGACTCGGATCTGGTGCGTACGACCCGTTTCAATTTCCACATCCAGCAGGGACACGTCGCCGTAACGTCTCATGACCCGCCAGTGAGACACAGCCTCCTTTCCCCTATGACTGCGGATGGACATTTTTTTTCGGTTCTCCGGGTGCCGTCCCACGGGTAGAGCAATCGTCCCCTCGTTTTCCGCCGGGTTTCCAAAAACCAGGGCCTTATAGGTCTTTTTGACATGATGTCCCTTGAATTGCCTGGAAAGGTGACGATGGGTCTCGTCATTTTTCGCGACCAGCAGAACCCCCGATGTATCCTTGTCCAGGCGGTGAACGATGCCCGGACGGACGACCCCGCCGATTCCCGACAGATCGTCGCAGTGATGCAGGAGCGCATTGACGAGGGTCCCTTCGCGATGCCCGGGCGACGGATGGACCACCATGCCCGCGGGCTTGTTCATCACCAGCAAGTTCTGGTCTTCGTAGAGGATCTGAAGGGGTATGTTTTCGGCGACGACCTCCCAGGGCCGCGCCGGCTGAACGGTGAAATCAACCCGGTCACGGTCACGCAGCCTGGCCCCCGCCTTGTCGGCCTGAACGGTGTTGATCCATACATTCCCCTCTTCGATCATCCGCTTCACCTGGGAGCGGGAAAGTTCGGGGGCTTTCGCCGCGACGAAAAGATCGAGACGGAGTCCTTCCTCCTCCGGGGACACCATGTAATGCCGCCTGACAGCATTTTGTTGATTTGGTCGTGATAACGGCCTTCGCGTTTCCATGGAGGAGTGCGGCAATATCAGAGTCTCCCCGCGGCGATGGTTCTCAAGCCATCGCGAATGACGGAGAATTCATCATCCCGTACGGTGCGCACATCGAAAAGGACGGCGTCTTCATCGATACGGGCGATAACCG from Deltaproteobacteria bacterium includes these protein-coding regions:
- the murA gene encoding UDP-N-acetylglucosamine 1-carboxyvinyltransferase, whose product is MDKMIIEGGERLQGVVEVSGAKNAALPILVSSLLAEGPCTFHNVPELMDIRTANRLLRGFGAEVEGTGTVRIDARHINHVEAPYELVKTMRASVLVLGPLVARMGRARVSLPGGCAIGARPVNLHIRALEEMGATVTLQDGYIEATAPRLRGATIYFDIQTVTGTENIMMAACLADGTTVLKNAAKEPEIVNLADVLTAMGARITGAGTETITIEGVTRLTGAEGTVMPDRIECGTYMIGAAITGGDVTIRGCDPLYVDALIVKLVDAGILVEPVSNGVRVRGGDGIRSIDIKTAPYPGFPTDLQAQMMVLLSIGNGLSVVTETVFENRFMHVAELVRMGANIVIQGGAAIVQGVPVLKGAPVMATDLRASACLVLAGLVAEGRTDLSRIYHLDRGYQRMEEKFSALGARIRRESA
- the prmC gene encoding peptide chain release factor N(5)-glutamine methyltransferase; its protein translation is MTVADILNEAVVFLADAGSPTPRLDAEVLLAACLRLDRLLFITHPEDEVNPDAVFRYKGWLQRRGGNEPVSYITGTKEFWSLPFLVTPAVLIPRPETEVLVEETLACMPSKAGKTWQVLEVGTGSGAVAVALASERPDIQITATDVVPEALAIARANAEANGVQDRITFLQGNMLEPVSGRFDLIVSNPPYISRHDYDSLPPGIREYEPMGALVPGPEGTEAHGILIQESPSFLYAGGWLLMEMDGGQVGTLRRLFNKRGRYENLSVRSDYGGMERVIRARRI
- the rpmE gene encoding 50S ribosomal protein L31 translates to MKKEIHPEYTETTITCVCGNIIPTRSTRKDIKVEICSQCHPFMTGKQKIVDTEGRVERFIRRYAEKDKDTKK
- the rho gene encoding transcription termination factor Rho, producing the protein MDIEEIKRQPISELTRLAKDLNVAGASGMRRQDLIFAILQSQAEKNGVISGAGVLEILTDGFGFLRAVDYNYLPSPDDIYISPSQIRRFSLRTGDTIYGEVRPPKEGEKYFALLKVDSVNFEAPDAVRDKILFDNLTPLYPLEKIELESDPENLSTRVMDMFTPIGKGQRGLIVSPPRAGKTVLLQDIAHSITRNHKDVTLMVLLIDERPEEVTDMQRSVAGEVISSTFDEPASRHVQVAEMVIEKAKRLVEHKKDVVILLDSITRLARAYNAVVPPSGKVLSGGVDSNALHKPKRFFGAARNIENGGSLTIIATALIDTGSRMDEVIFEEFKGTGNMELHLDRRIADRRVFPAFDLIRSGTRKEELLTPKHNLNRIWILRRLLQEMNPVDAMEFILDKVRKTQTNQEFLDSMNQ
- the pgeF gene encoding peptidoglycan editing factor PgeF, which translates into the protein MFHFRDRGALVYLQSTALNRFDFLSHAFFSRLGGASPAPFASLNVDAGQGDQPANVRQNLHFISQSFGFAVEDLILGRQVHGDTLHVLTARHNLPAGDMFEGDGFITDRPGLVLCVKTADCVPVFLADERKKIVAALHAGWRGTALGIAGKAVHVLRERFASAPEDLWAAIGPAIGPCCYEVDERVCHRFGNRTEGDGFLKASGKKGRWMMDLALANRLQLEGAGVSSGRIGTSGVCTSCRRDLFFSHRGEGETTGRQLNFIMVRG
- a CDS encoding RluA family pseudouridine synthase — translated: MVSPEEEGLRLDLFVAAKAPELSRSQVKRMIEEGNVWINTVQADKAGARLRDRDRVDFTVQPARPWEVVAENIPLQILYEDQNLLVMNKPAGMVVHPSPGHREGTLVNALLHHCDDLSGIGGVVRPGIVHRLDKDTSGVLLVAKNDETHRHLSRQFKGHHVKKTYKALVFGNPAENEGTIALPVGRHPENRKKMSIRSHRGKEAVSHWRVMRRYGDVSLLDVEIETGRTHQIRVHLSAIGHPVVGDRLYGGGRIKSVRDTALRARLDAFPRQALHAWRIAFLHPALDEEMIFSAPLTDDLQGILCYLESKCR